The genomic window CTCTGGCCCAGCTGTGCCAATAAAAGCCTATGTCTCCCAAGCCTGCGTGATTCTGCACAGGGAGAGGTGCTGAGGGAGCCCCAAGTCCATGAGAGAGGTGGGGGAGCAGGACCTTGCCAGTCTGTTCACCTGGAGGGTGAAGGGGTTATTTGAGAACAGATGCCCTGAAGGACTCTATTTTGTGGCCATGGGGATGTCCAGGCAGAGACCGCTGGTGCCCCAaatggggagaaaggggaagtggAGCAACAGACAGAGCAAAGGAGCAAGGCCGACAAGTTTGGAATGTGGGCAGACCAAAGAGTAGTGGTGGTCTCCCTGAAACAGGGAAGTCTGGGAAGGGAACTGCAGTGGAATGGGCTGCCAAGTGTGCATCTGCTGGGCAGAGAAGCTAAtgttggggaagggagaaggaggggaagcTGCCCCTCACTAACCCCCAGACTGAGCTCAAGTCAGTTTCTccagaagcttttcctgatccccaGGGATGAGCGCAGTGGCCAGTGGGCTTCTCTTCCCACAAATTAACCTGGTTGGACTGACTCCCCAGGAGAATTGGTGGGGCCTCAGCCTTGAGCCCAGGGTGTGAACCTTCCACTACCCTTTTGTAACTCTTCAGGTAGCCCTCTGTGCAGAGACACTGAGCAATGTTAATTTGAGTTATaagttttcctgttttcttttaaataacatGGTATGAAGTTTTCTGTAGTTTttatgagttgttttcttttcagaGTCACAGACTTGGGAATCATCTGActcagtgtttttatttttatagatcagaaaactgaggcccagttgAATGAAGGGTCCAGGGGCAAAGCTGGGATTGAGCCCAAGGTCTTGGGTTCCCAGCCTCTATGCTTTATACGTTTTTTCCCAAATAAAGCAAGCAGCAGGAAAATGAGGTTCACTTAAAAAGAGTTCTCCTGGAGCCATCTTGGCTGGACACAGCTTCAGGTTGAGCCCTGGCCTGAACAACCCCTAGAATGTGCCAGGGGCCCTGCCCCAAGTGCTCTGCAACTATCTCCTTGTATCTTCATGGCAACACTGGGAAGAAGGTGCTCTTGTTGCCCCTATTTCACaattgaggaaaccaaagcccagcccagggtcccacagctggCAAATGTCTTGGAGGCATTGACCATGGCTTTTCCTGGCCCACCAGCTTCCTCAACCAGAGTCAGGAGGGGAAGGTTTGAGGCCACCCCAAACTGGCTTTCAACTCGGCTCATGCAGCCAGCCCTGCCACCTCTTCAGGTGTGAAAATCAGAGAAAACAAGGTCTGGAAAACACTGAGTGAACATCAGTGGCTGTGCCCAGGTTGGCCCAACAGAGTCTGAGGCCTCCCTTCCTTTCTATGTCACAAGTTCATGGAACATGGGAGCTGGAGCACCTTTAGACATCATGGACCCAACTTTATCCATACAGAGAAAATGGGTCAGATAGAGCAAAGGCCCTGCCCAAGACTACCCAGGGAGAGTTGGAATCATTAGGCTCCCAGTAGGTCCAAGCATCCCTGTAGGTCTGGTCCTGGGCACCCACCTGTCTCTCTTAGTTGTCAAAATATCAACTATGAAATCAGGGAAATTAGAAACTTCctgtatttccttttcctcagCTTTAAGTTGAGAGGTCCACACAAATATGATTTTGTGACTCAGTGGTCTCTGAGGATCAGAGCAGGGGAAAGAtcctagccttggagtcagatgTCTTGAATTCTAATTCTGACCTGGTCAtgtactgtgtgaccctgggcaaatcacttggtCCCTCTAGGCCAGTTTGCTCCTTTATAAAGAGGGAGGGCAAGGTTTAGAGCCCATGACCTCTGAACTGTCTTCTCTGGCCTCACTACCCATTGTTGGGGACCTGGGTTGGAGCACATCCCAAGCAGGATAAGCAGAAAAGGCTGGGTACCCTTGATGTGAACAGAGCTCAAGAAGATCCCTGGTTGTGGTCTCGCATTCCAGCTGGCCTCTCCAGGGAAACAGGTGGGTGGGAAGCCTTCAAGAGTATTCTAGAGTTAGGTCACCCTGGTCTTCCAAGAAAAGTGAATGCCTTTAGTGAGGTGTGCCTGCCCTCTTGACCACCTCTGTTCACACTCTGGCCCCAGTCACTTGCTCTTCCAGGGGACTCTACCTTCCTGTTACCCATGGGAACTTTCTTCCTATCCCTTTGCCACAAAGTCCCAAAGAACAACTGGCCCCTGGGAGGAGCTAGAGATGCTGAACCAGAAAGGTTCAAGGATGGATCCAAGTTTGGAGTGGCTGGCCATGAACGTAAAAGGGAGGAGTATGAGCTCTTAGCCAGGACCTGCCATCTCACTGTCACGACCTGGAGGGCTGGGAAGTCCCCTATATCTCTAACATCCAACCTGGAAGAAGCAAACACTGATCAGCCTGCTAAATCATCTCTCTGAGCCCTAATCCCTCCTTAGTTACACAGTGATAATGGTTACAATCAGCTACCTTAAAGACTTTTTCAGCTTTCTAATTCTGAGAATTCAATGGAAGAGCAATTTGGGCCCTGGCTGGAGTGGCCCTGGGCCTATTCACTGCCCTCGTAGAGCTCTGGAGACtcctggatggatggatgactgGCACTGGGAGAGGGGGGTCTAATTCCTGGGATCTCTATACAATGGAATCGGTTCCAAGCACGAAATAAGACTTCTGTTGGTAAAAAATAAGTGGGCATGACATGCCAGCCTGTTCTGGGTTAGAGAAGCAGCCTACACAGTTACTGGTTTCATGAAAGTTTAATACAGGAGAATCAAGGGCCAACCAGTAAGTCATCCTTGAGGCAGACTACACAGGATCCTTAATAGAGACTTAGATGGTTTCCTGGATTGACTCTAACCTGACCTGTGTCACACTATTCATCAGAGCCAGTGGCCTCCTCAAGGAGAGACCCTAATATGTCTCCTCTGTCAAGCTCAAAAGCCACCCCCAAAGAAGCTTCCAGAAGTCATGAATCAATATCTAACTTTCCCATTTACTTAACATAACTCATTAATTTTGTCAGATCCATAATTTCAGTTAAAGTAAGACCATTTTCATTACTTGAGCATTTCATGATTCTAAAGCTCCCAGACACACTACCAATTCCTACCTGCTCCCACAGGTATTATCAGAGAGATGGTATATGTTTAAAAAGCCCCAATTTTCCCTGCTAGCTTCAGAGAGGTTTACCTTCTAGGACATCAAAAATGTCTCCCAAGGCCTTATTCACACACTGGAGGAAATCCCTGACATTGCGAGCTGGATAGGAGGAGACATTGCAGCCAATCCAGTTGTCATGGACCCCATAGCCGACGCCAAAGCCATCAGGGACGACAGGGGCAAAGCCCCCGATGTTCACAGCAGGGCTGGTCAGGGTGCTGGTGGACAGGATGTTGTGGTTGATCTGCCCGTAGGCTGGGTCCTGATAGAACTCGGGCAGTTTGAGGCCTTCAGCTGCTGCCAGATATCTCAAGGCAAACAAGTGTCTGTCAAATCCCTGGCCTGTGGAACAGAAAGCAAACAGTGACTGATGTCCCACTACCTGATTCCCCAATAAATGCCCCTGCCTGAAACTTGGCCTCTGTCCTGGCAGGATGGCAAATGCTCAGCTCAAAAATCTGAACCTGAAAAGATGTTTAAAGCATTTAGAAACAGAATCTGCCCAGAGAAGCCTTCTGAGGCTATAAGCAGCCCACTCTCAGACTCAGCCATGCCTGGACTCTGCCCTGCCTTCAGAGATGCCCTCTAGTGATGGGGAGCTCCTGACCAATGGAGGCCATTCCTCTGACAGATGGCTCCTGCTGGTCTGTCTCCCTCCTGGTGGCAGGAAAAGTCTCCTCTTGGGGACACTTACCCATTGCAGCCTCCTTTGTCAGCTGATTGTGGTACTTGGAGCACTGAGCAATCATCTCCTTCAGCTGGTCTGTGCTGTTCTGGGAAGGCTCTCTGACAAATGCCTCAGAACATTTCTTGGTGAACACAGATGCCGGACGCACAGTCTCCGTGCGGCCGTGTTTGAAAGCTGCCGTGCTGCAGGACTCATAGGTTGCCACTGTCTGCCCATACTGCCGGAGGAAGGCCATCTGGAAGGAGAGCTGGGCCACAGCATCAGGACTGATCTTGTGTTTCTTCAAGATCTCTTTGCCTCCTCTCTCAAATTGGATGCTATCGATAGTGAGGCTCTGCATGGTGGAGTCAAACTTCTCTTTGGCTTTGGTGATGCCAGCTTTTAAGGTATCGTTCAGTCTGAAATCGAGTTTCTGCACCACCTTCGATGAGTCTACAGGTGCGGGCTGAGCCTGGGGTGTGATGGCAGGGGTCTGGGTGCTGTCTTTAAACACCTCATTGAAGAATCTAAGCACAGCAACGCCATCGCCCCAGGAGTGCTCAAAGTTGACAGCAGCATTCCCATCTTTGGCTATAATGAGGTTGAAGGATTTGTCAAACCATCGGTTCACCCCATCTCCATGCAGCATGGTATGGGATAGATGAGCCAGGTCTGTGATGGGGAAGCCAtcaagacagagacagaacatGGCTGAGTCCACTTTCCTAAGCGTTTCCTTGTTCCCATTATTCAGTAGTTCCTGCCTCAGGCCTGCCCAGGTGTCTCGGTTTTCTGAGGGCAGATATGCCAGGGGGAACTCGGGAGTGGGACTATTGTCAGAGAGAATGTATTTCAGGTGAGCATGGACTTCTGCTGCTTTGAGT from Macrotis lagotis isolate mMagLag1 chromosome 2, bilby.v1.9.chrom.fasta, whole genome shotgun sequence includes these protein-coding regions:
- the LOC141512449 gene encoding carnitine O-palmitoyltransferase 2, mitochondrial-like isoform X2, giving the protein MFQSPEGGLLGVSHLCPPEEASLSFPHAHLSGIITGTTEQLCRTFQSGLGKELHAQLVAQDKQNKHTSYISGPWFDMYLSARDSIVLNFNPFMSFNPDPKPDYNNQLIRATNLTMSAMRFMKTLRAGLLEPEVFHLNPAKSDTDTFKRLIRLVPSALSWYGAYMVNAYPLDMSQYFRLFNSTRLPKPGRDELFTDEKEKHLLVLRNGNFYVFDVLDHDGNILKAAEVHAHLKYILSDNSPTPEFPLAYLPSENRDTWAGLRQELLNNGNKETLRKVDSAMFCLCLDGFPITDLAHLSHTMLHGDGVNRWFDKSFNLIIAKDGNAAVNFEHSWGDGVAVLRFFNEVFKDSTQTPAITPQAQPAPVDSSKVVQKLDFRLNDTLKAGITKAKEKFDSTMQSLTIDSIQFERGGKEILKKHKISPDAVAQLSFQMAFLRQYGQTVATYESCSTAAFKHGRTETVRPASVFTKKCSEAFVREPSQNSTDQLKEMIAQCSKYHNQLTKEAAMGQGFDRHLFALRYLAAAEGLKLPEFYQDPAYGQINHNILSTSTLTSPAVNIGGFAPVVPDGFGVGYGVHDNWIGCNVSSYPARNVRDFLQCVNKALGDIFDVLEGKPL
- the LOC141512449 gene encoding carnitine O-palmitoyltransferase 2, mitochondrial-like isoform X3, whose protein sequence is MKRYLSAQRPLLDDSQYRTTEQLCRTFQSGLGKELHAQLVAQDKQNKHTSYISGPWFDMYLSARDSIVLNFNPFMSFNPDPKPDYNNQLIRATNLTMSAMRFMKTLRAGLLEPEVFHLNPAKSDTDTFKRLIRLVPSALSWYGAYMVNAYPLDMSQYFRLFNSTRLPKPGRDELFTDEKEKHLLVLRNGNFYVFDVLDHDGNILKAAEVHAHLKYILSDNSPTPEFPLAYLPSENRDTWAGLRQELLNNGNKETLRKVDSAMFCLCLDGFPITDLAHLSHTMLHGDGVNRWFDKSFNLIIAKDGNAAVNFEHSWGDGVAVLRFFNEVFKDSTQTPAITPQAQPAPVDSSKVVQKLDFRLNDTLKAGITKAKEKFDSTMQSLTIDSIQFERGGKEILKKHKISPDAVAQLSFQMAFLRQYGQTVATYESCSTAAFKHGRTETVRPASVFTKKCSEAFVREPSQNSTDQLKEMIAQCSKYHNQLTKEAAMGQGFDRHLFALRYLAAAEGLKLPEFYQDPAYGQINHNILSTSTLTSPAVNIGGFAPVVPDGFGVGYGVHDNWIGCNVSSYPARNVRDFLQCVNKALGDIFDVLEGKPL
- the LOC141512449 gene encoding carnitine O-palmitoyltransferase 2, mitochondrial-like isoform X4, coding for MTASTGPWFDMYLSARDSIVLNFNPFMSFNPDPKPDYNNQLIRATNLTMSAMRFMKTLRAGLLEPEVFHLNPAKSDTDTFKRLIRLVPSALSWYGAYMVNAYPLDMSQYFRLFNSTRLPKPGRDELFTDEKEKHLLVLRNGNFYVFDVLDHDGNILKAAEVHAHLKYILSDNSPTPEFPLAYLPSENRDTWAGLRQELLNNGNKETLRKVDSAMFCLCLDGFPITDLAHLSHTMLHGDGVNRWFDKSFNLIIAKDGNAAVNFEHSWGDGVAVLRFFNEVFKDSTQTPAITPQAQPAPVDSSKVVQKLDFRLNDTLKAGITKAKEKFDSTMQSLTIDSIQFERGGKEILKKHKISPDAVAQLSFQMAFLRQYGQTVATYESCSTAAFKHGRTETVRPASVFTKKCSEAFVREPSQNSTDQLKEMIAQCSKYHNQLTKEAAMGQGFDRHLFALRYLAAAEGLKLPEFYQDPAYGQINHNILSTSTLTSPAVNIGGFAPVVPDGFGVGYGVHDNWIGCNVSSYPARNVRDFLQCVNKALGDIFDVLEGKPL
- the LOC141512449 gene encoding carnitine O-palmitoyltransferase 2, mitochondrial-like isoform X1 — translated: MGPLVARLRLGPRPAPLWLPAGGCGRRRLGAGAGAGAGAGAEPGRQYLQRSVVPTLHFQPSLPRLPIPKLEDTMKRYLSAQRPLLDDSQYRTTEQLCRTFQSGLGKELHAQLVAQDKQNKHTSYISGPWFDMYLSARDSIVLNFNPFMSFNPDPKPDYNNQLIRATNLTMSAMRFMKTLRAGLLEPEVFHLNPAKSDTDTFKRLIRLVPSALSWYGAYMVNAYPLDMSQYFRLFNSTRLPKPGRDELFTDEKEKHLLVLRNGNFYVFDVLDHDGNILKAAEVHAHLKYILSDNSPTPEFPLAYLPSENRDTWAGLRQELLNNGNKETLRKVDSAMFCLCLDGFPITDLAHLSHTMLHGDGVNRWFDKSFNLIIAKDGNAAVNFEHSWGDGVAVLRFFNEVFKDSTQTPAITPQAQPAPVDSSKVVQKLDFRLNDTLKAGITKAKEKFDSTMQSLTIDSIQFERGGKEILKKHKISPDAVAQLSFQMAFLRQYGQTVATYESCSTAAFKHGRTETVRPASVFTKKCSEAFVREPSQNSTDQLKEMIAQCSKYHNQLTKEAAMGQGFDRHLFALRYLAAAEGLKLPEFYQDPAYGQINHNILSTSTLTSPAVNIGGFAPVVPDGFGVGYGVHDNWIGCNVSSYPARNVRDFLQCVNKALGDIFDVLEGKPL
- the LOC141512449 gene encoding carnitine O-palmitoyltransferase 2, mitochondrial-like isoform X5, with translation MYLSARDSIVLNFNPFMSFNPDPKPDYNNQLIRATNLTMSAMRFMKTLRAGLLEPEVFHLNPAKSDTDTFKRLIRLVPSALSWYGAYMVNAYPLDMSQYFRLFNSTRLPKPGRDELFTDEKEKHLLVLRNGNFYVFDVLDHDGNILKAAEVHAHLKYILSDNSPTPEFPLAYLPSENRDTWAGLRQELLNNGNKETLRKVDSAMFCLCLDGFPITDLAHLSHTMLHGDGVNRWFDKSFNLIIAKDGNAAVNFEHSWGDGVAVLRFFNEVFKDSTQTPAITPQAQPAPVDSSKVVQKLDFRLNDTLKAGITKAKEKFDSTMQSLTIDSIQFERGGKEILKKHKISPDAVAQLSFQMAFLRQYGQTVATYESCSTAAFKHGRTETVRPASVFTKKCSEAFVREPSQNSTDQLKEMIAQCSKYHNQLTKEAAMGQGFDRHLFALRYLAAAEGLKLPEFYQDPAYGQINHNILSTSTLTSPAVNIGGFAPVVPDGFGVGYGVHDNWIGCNVSSYPARNVRDFLQCVNKALGDIFDVLEGKPL